The genomic region GGCATTGCCGCGCGAGTCGTAGAGCAGGTTCAGGGCCACCCCCGACGACACCGACGAGCCCGTAACGCCCCGCTCGTAGCCCGAAATGTGCGCTACCTCCTGCCCACCGTTGGTGCTCACAATGCCCCAGTGGTAGTCGAGCTGATAGCCCAGGCCGCCGTAGAAATTGGGCAGGATGCGGCGCAGCATGGTTTGGTGGATGCGCAGGTAGTCGAACTCCATGTTCACCACGCCGCGGCGGGTGCTGGTGTGCGTGCCCAGGCCGTAGGTATTCTGAGGGTAGTGCATCAGGCGCCAGTCGCCAAGCCAGTTGATGCGGTTGCCGGGCGTCCAGATGGAGGACGTAGCCGTCAAGATCACCTGCTTGTTCTGCGTCACGGCCAGGGCCGATACCAGCGTGGAGATATTAGCATTGGGTTTCTGATACGCCACATTGCCCGCCACTTGCAGCAGCCCGCGGGTTTGCAGGGTGTAGCTCACCACAGGGATGATGGAGACAAAACGGTGGCCACTTTCCAGCGTGGCGGTGGTGTCGCGGGTGGCGGGGCGCAAGCGAGGGAAGAAGTACGTGAGCACGTCGCCTAGGTCGCGCCGGTCGTCGTCGGAAGCGGCCGAAGAGGGAGTGGCAGGCCGTTGCTGTACGGTATCCGTTTGGGCACGCGCCGGCGTCATAGTCACCAGCAACAACCCACTCAGCACCCACCACCAGCGCAAAAACAACGGCAACCCCATACGTGCAAATCAAACAAAAACTACGCCCTACGCTTCCGCTTCCCCGGCGCTTCGTCCCATCAACCGCGCCGCTACCCGAAAGTTATGTACCACTTGGGGCCGTTACTTTTCAACCCATGCCCGTACACCCTTTCTATACCCTGTCTTCATTTCATCTCCTCCTCTATGTCTATCACCAACGAATTATTGAACACTGTGCTGCGCGAAGCCAGGCGGGAAGTGTCGCGCAAGGAGTTTCTGAACCTGGCCGGCCGGGGCCTGGCCGTGGGCGTAGCGGCCGGCACCCTGGCCAGCTGCCAGGATAAATCGGGTGCGGCCAGCGGTGGCGGCGCGGTGGCAGCTACCGTGCCCACCACGGGCACGCCGGCCTCGCAGGTAGACGCCTCTACCACCTACACTGCTCCTGATGGACAGAAAATCCCGTCGTCGGAAGCCGTGTCGCCGCCCGCCAAGGTACCCACCGATGTGGAAAAGCCCATTGAGCTGGAAGCCTGGAAGTCGGACGTAGACCCGCAATCTGGCCCTACCCCTACCCCCCTACCCCCCGACCGTCGGGTAGGCTACGCGCTGGTGGGCCTGGGCCACCTCACGCTGGAGGAGTTGTTGCCTGCATTTGGGGAATGCAAGAAATCGAAGCCGGTGGCGCTGGTGAGCGGCTCGCCGGAGAAGCTGAAGAAGGTAGCCGCGCAGTACGGCATCAAGCCTGAAAGCTGCTACAGCTACGAGAACTACGAAAAGCTGAAGGACAACCCCGAGGTGAAGGCCATCTACATTGTGCTACCTAACTCCATGCACGCGGAGTACGTGATTCGGGGGGCGCAAACCGGCAAGCACATTCTTTGCGAAAAGCCCATGGCCACTTCGCCCGAGGAGTGCCAGGCCATGATTGACGCCTGCAACAAGAATAAGGTGAAGCTGATGATTGCCTACCGTATTCAGTACGAGCCTTATAACCGCCAAGTGCGCGACATGATACGCGATAAGAAGTTTGGCGAGGTGAAATACATTCAGGCTCAAAACAGCCAGAGCTCGGCCAACCCCGACCACTGGCGCCACAAGAAAGCCCTGGCCGGCGGCGGCGCCCTCCCCGACATTGGCCTGTATTGCCTGAACACAACGCGCTTCTTGCTAGGTACTGAGCCTACTGAGGTATTTGCCTATAGCTACAGCACACCCGGCAACCCGCTGTTTAAGGAAGTAGAGGAGATGATGACTTTCCAGCTGCGCTTCCCCAACGGCATTATTGTCGACAACATCACGCACTACAACACCCACGACTCGCGCTTCTACCGCGTGAATACCGAGAAGGGTTGGCTGCACCTGAACAATGCCTACGCCTACACCGGGCAGCAGCTGCAAACCTCACACGCCGAGGGCAAGGCCAAGATGGAAAACCACATCACCATCCCGGCCAAAAACCAGTTTGCCGCCGAAATGGACCACTTCTCGGAGTGCATTCTGGACAACAAAAAGCCTCACACGCCCGGCGAAGAGGGCTTGCAGGACCACCGCATTATGGCGGCCATCTACCAGTCGGCCCGCGAGGGTAGGCCCGTGAAGCTGGCCCCCGTGCAAGGCACCGACGTATTCCGCGGCCCCGAGCCGAAGGAAGCGTAAAGAAATATTGCGTGCTAATGATGGCGCGGGACTATGCCCCGTGTCTACTACTAGCAGGCTGCTGGCCTCCGTCGTCTGCGCTACCAAGAGGATTGTTCTAGCGGTGCAGGCCAGAGGCCTGCTAGTAGTAGACGCGGGGCATAGTCCCGCGCCATAGCATGCGTACAACTAACGCGCTATTGTTTTCTCATTTACCCTACTACCATGTTTATCCTTGAGCAAACCGGATTAGCCATTGGCGTTTGCCTGCTGGCCATGCTCTGCTGGGGCTCGTGGTCGAACGGGCAGAAAATAGCCGCCCGCGACAAAGTGCCCATCACGCTGTTTTACCGCGACTACGTGCTGGGCATTGTGCTATGGGCAGTGGCGGCAGCTTTCACGCTGGGCAGCCTGGGCGAAGACGGGCGGCCCTTTCTAGAAGATGTACGCAAAGCCGACTGGGCCATGTTGGGTCTGGCGCTGGCGGCGGGGGTAGCCTTCAACCTAGGCAACCAGTTGCTGGTGGCGGGTATTCAGGCGGCAGGACTGGCCATTGGCATGCCCGTGGGTTCTAGTATTGCGCTGGCCTTGGGCTTGGTGGTGAACTATATGGCCGAGCCTGAAGGACACGTGGCCTTGCTGGCCGCCGGTGGGGCCGTGGTGCTGGTATCCATTGCGTGCAGTGCCTTTGCCTACCTCAAGAAAGAAGCAGACAAGCCGGAAGATGATGACGCAAAAAGCGGCAAAACCCGCGGCCTGCTCATTGCTGGCTCAGCTGGCCTCGCCAACGGCTTTTTTTTCTGGATGATTACCACCTCCATGGCTTCTGACTTTGCCTACCCTGAGCGCGGTCAGCTCACGCCCTACACGGCGCTGGTGGTATTTGCGGTCGGCATGGTCATCAGCAACCCGCTGCTTGAGCAGATCCTGCGGCGCTTTGCCGATACGCCCGAAGCTGCCCAGCTCCGCTATCGCGATGTGACCACCCGCCACCACTGGGTAGGCGTGGGCAGCGGCCTGCTTTGGGGCCTGGGCATGACCTCCTTGCTGGTGGCCTCCACCGAGGCCGGCAACGCCATTTCTTTCGGCATCAGCCAGGGTGCTACGGTGGTCGGCGTGCTCTGGGGGTTGTTTGCCTGGAAAGAATTTAAGGGCGCTCCAGGCCCTGCTTACCGCTGGCTGTGGGCCATGGGCGGCACCTACGTGCTAGGCGTCGGGCTGATTGTAGCGGCGCGGCTGGGCGGCTAACCAGAACTCAGAGGGTAGGGGCTGCACGGTGCGGCTCGCCTCTGCGCAGGAAATGCTGTGCAGAAAATCAGCTCATCATTCCACCCTCAGTACGCTTAGTGCAATACCATAGCATAAATATATTCATACTATATATTTTGTAAATACCAGATTATAGGTATTGCCAAGGCCTCTGCAATACCGGAATTTTAACCATTCCACCGTCGGCAACGGCCTATGCTGCTTGCTCGAACTAGCGCCTTGGTTCCTACCTTCCATCCCTAACCAGTCAGATGGTTATGGCTCCTTCCTCTCTTTCCGTTTTGGTGGCGGCTACGCCTTCTTTGCAGCGCCATGGGTTATTGGCTACCCTGCACGAGGCCTGGCCCGACCTTACCACCGACACCACCTCCGATGCCAGCCAGCTGGCGCAGCTGGTGCGACACCACAACTACGCCCTGGCGATTATAGACGGCCTTTTGCCCGGCCTGCGGTTGCCCGAGCATTTGCTGCCGCTGTGGCCCCGGCTGCCAGTGCTGCTGCTTACGGGCAGCCGCTTGCCCGCTGCCGTGCGCCAGCAGTTGTTGCAGGCCGGCACGGTGGCGTTGCTGCCCTACCATACCACGCCTGCCCACATCGTAGAGGCGGTAGAGCGGCTCCTGCGCGACCTGCGCAGCGCGTTGCCCGTTGCCCCCCCGGCTACACGTCGGGCTGCGGCGCCGGCCACGGCCTTCAGCCGCCGCGAGCTTGAAGTGTTGCGGCTGGTAGTGGCCGACTGCTGCAACCAGGAAATTGCCGACCGCCTATACCTGAGCGTGCGCACTGTGGAAAGCCACCGCCGGGCGCTCTTGCAGAAAGCCGGCGCCAAAACGCTGGTAGGCCTGGTGGTACAGGCCGTGCGCGAGGGGTGGGTAGCAGTGGCCTGATGCGCCGCCGCTAGGCTGGGGCAGTTTACGGGGAGCGGGAATGCGAGTAGCGTTTTTGCCGGGCAGCGCCTACCTTCCGGCTTCGCACGCTCGTCTCCTCCCTCCTCAATGCTCCCCGACAACTTGCACGCTACCATTCTGCTTATTCTGGGCCTGCTGCTGGCCATGCTCCTGCTCGTAATGCTGGGGCAGAAGCTGCGCATCTCCTACCCTATCTTTCTGGTACTGGCCGGCTTGGCGCTCAGCTTTGTGCCAGGACTGCCGCGCGTCGTCATCGACCCCGACCTGATCTTCCTGATTTTCCTACCCCCTTTGCTCTACCAGGCCGCCTGGGAAACCTCCTGGAAAGACTTCTGGCGCTGGAAACGACCTATTCTGCTATTGGCGCTCGGGCTGGTCTTTTTCACCTCTACCCTGGTGGCCTACGCCTCGCGCCGTCTGATTCCGGGGTTCACGCTGCCGCTGGGCTTTTTGCTGGGCGGCATCATCTCCCCGCCCGATGCCGTGGCGGCCACCTCCGTGCTACGGGGCGTGCAGGTGCCGCGGCGCATCACCAGCATTCTGGAAGGCGAAAGCCTCATCAACGATGCCAGCAGCCTGATTGTGTTTCGGTTTGCGCTGGCTACAGTGTTGTCGGGCACGTTTGTGTGGCAGGAGGCTATTAGCAGCTTCTTGCTGGTGAGCGGTATGGGCGTGGTGGTGGGTTTGGTGATGGCACATGGCTTCTACCTCATGCACCGCTACCTGCCCACCACGCCCAGCATCAACACGGTGCTCACCTTCATTGCACCCTACGGCATGTACCTGGTGGCCGAGGAGTTCCATTTTTCGGGGGTGCTGGCCGTGGTGAGCGGGGGGCTGCTGATGTCGTTTCGCTCGCACCGGGTGTTTGATGCCGATACGCGCCTGCAGGCCAATAGCGTGTGGGCCAGCGTGGGCTTTGCGCTCAATGGCCTGGTGTTCATCCTGATTGGGCTGGAGCTACCCCAGGTGGTGGAGGGGCTGGGCTCCTACTCCCTACCCCAGGCCATCACCTACGGCCTGCTTATCAGCGCCCTGGTCATATTGATTCGGTTGCTGTGGTTATTTCCGGCAGCGTTTGTGCCGCGTTGGCTGAGTGCCGGTATTCGGCGCCGCGAAACCAGCCCCGGTTGGCAGGGGCCGGTGGTGATAGGCTGGGCCGGTATGCGGGGCGTGGTGTCGCTGGCCTCAGCGCTGTCGGTGCCCCTGCTGCTCGCCGATGGGCAGGCGTTTCCGCAGCGCAACCTGATCTTGTTTATCACCTTCGTGGTGATTTTGGTGACATTGGTATTTCAGGGCCTTACCCTACCCCTGGTCATTCGCCTGAGTGGCGTGGGCCAGCTCGAAGAGCACATACCCGCCGAGGAGCAGGAAGCCGGCATCCGGCTGCGGCTGCGGCGCGTGGCCCTTGCGTATATGGCCGAGCACTACACGGCCGACGTGCAGCACAACGAGCTGATCAGGGCCTTGCAGCAGCGCATGCAAGCCGAGGCCCAGCGCACCGGCAACTTGCTCGAAGCCCTCGACTACGACGAAACCAAGCGCCAGGCCCTGCAACGCTACCACCAAGTACTGCTGCAAGTGCTGCGCGTGCAGCGCGAGGAGCTGTTTGTGCTGCGCCGCGAGGATGTATTCGACGAGGAGATGCTGCGCCACCAGGAAGCCCAGCTCGACCTGGATGAGGCCAAAATCAGCCACATGCCGCATTAAGCGAGCGGGCAGGCGTTTTGTAGGTGAGATGCAGAAGTTGAGATATAGATAGGTGCAGACGACGAGACGCAAGTAGGCGTCTCGTCGTCTGCGCCGCTAGGAATCGTTTAGGCGCCAGTAGTTCAACGATGAGACGCAAGTATGCGTCTCTACGCCGTGCCAGGAGTAAGGCAGACCGCTTCGCAAGCCTAGGCTATTGCTTTATATACTGAGCGTGTAAAGCAAGGTATTTTCAGATACCTCCTTGATGCTCAACCTACAACAGCAAAAAGACGTTTAGGAATCAACTCATCACTCAGCCTATCTCACGTTGCGGCACACAGCATCACGAAAAGCCGCTTCCCTCAACCAACCTTATGGAGACTATCCTTCAACCCGACTCCGTATTTGAGCCCTCGGCCGTGCTGGGGCAGCAGGCGCTGCTGGGCAACCTTAGCCGGGCAGTGCTGCCCATCACCACCCAGGCCGTGCGGATGAGCCTAAAGTCGGTGTTCATCAACCGGATTCGGGAGTTGGGAAAAGGCGAGATTCAGGTGATTAGCGTGGTGACGGATGGCGTATCGGCGGAGCCCATTCAGCTATGCTCGGAAGTGTACCGAAAGGTGAGGAAGCGCACCGACCTACCCATTGGTCCCGGCGGCATTACGCTCTACCGCACCCAGTCCGCAGACAAGATTCCGCCCTTTTTAGACTACCGCATCCTGGTGATGGAGCTGGACGACGACGCCCGCCAGGCCGGCGACTTGCTGGATCAGGTACGCCAGGACAGTCAGTTTCAGAGCTTCCGGGATTCGCTGTTGCAGGTGACCACCTTCACGGCCCCGCAGATTGCCCTTATCGGCGCCGCCACCGACTTCACCCTCAACATCATCGCCAAGCTCCTCAAAGCCAATAAGGACGACCAGCTGTATCTGCTACGCGGCTCCTTCGACAATGCTTTCGACGACCTGGGCGTGGGCTTTGGCGAAATCACCCAGGGCAATCGTAACGTGACGGTGAAGTATCAGGTGGAGGCCGTGTAGCGCCCCGCCCTACCCTCGCTGTCTCCGCAGGTTCTCCTGCTCCGGCCACCACGCCTGCTCCGAGGGTAGGCGCAGCTGCTGGCCCGCAAACTGCCGGATGCCGTGCTCAACTCCGCTCAGCTCCCCAAAATCGTCGGCTACCTGCACGCGGTAGTCCGCATCCACCCAAAACAGCTTGCGGTCGAAGGCGCGGTGCAGGGTAGGCGTGAGAGCCAAGCCGTTGGGCAGCGTGTCGTTGTGGCTGATGGCCCAGGGCACAATATGGCAGGCATCGAGCAAGGGCGATAGGGCACCACGGGTACTCACCAGCTTCAGCCCCGACACGGCGCAGGTGTGGTCGTAGGCTTCTAGCACCACGCGCTTAAACAAGCCGCTGCGCACGGCAGTGTCCAACTCATCGGCGGGCACCACGCGGCGCTGGTACACAGCGGCGGGCTCCTCCAGCATCTGCCGCCGAATGGCCTGCACGGCCTGGGTGCCGGCCGCCGGCTGGTAGCGAAAACGCGTTTGCGGGAAGTAGCGCACTAGCAGTGCCTGCCGCAACGCTTCGCGGGCGGCGGGGTCTTGCAGCAACGTCCACAGCTCGGCATCCAGGCTGGCGCAGTCCACGGTGTCGCGCAGGCTGCGGAAGCTTTTCACCGAGCGCGAGGCCGTGAGCAGCACTTCTAGGCCCGGCAACGTGCGCAAGTGCCAGAACCCGTCGCCGGTGAGGTGATAGAAGGGTAGGGAGAAATCGTTGGCCCGAAACAGCTCGGAGGTACTCAGGGCGCGGCAGAGGCTGCGGAAGCTGGCCAGCAGCTCCGGCGTGATGTAGATGCGGTTGTCGAGGATAGAGCCGTCGTCGATGCCTTCGAGC from Hymenobacter aerilatus harbors:
- a CDS encoding outer membrane protein assembly factor, with amino-acid sequence MGLPLFLRWWWVLSGLLLVTMTPARAQTDTVQQRPATPSSAASDDDRRDLGDVLTYFFPRLRPATRDTTATLESGHRFVSIIPVVSYTLQTRGLLQVAGNVAYQKPNANISTLVSALAVTQNKQVILTATSSIWTPGNRINWLGDWRLMHYPQNTYGLGTHTSTRRGVVNMEFDYLRIHQTMLRRILPNFYGGLGYQLDYHWGIVSTNGGQEVAHISGYERGVTGSSVSSGVALNLLYDSRGNAINPQPGGAYVNLLYRPNLKLLGSTSTYQTLLLEARRYLRLREGSNNTLALWSYNNITLQGTPPYLDLPSTGWDMYNNTGRGFIQGRFRGKNMLYAEAEYRFRITRNRLLGGVAFGNAQTASEPGTNHLDKVVPAVGAGLRVALNKLSRTNLAIDYGFGFDGSRALTFNVGEVF
- a CDS encoding Gfo/Idh/MocA family protein, with amino-acid sequence MSITNELLNTVLREARREVSRKEFLNLAGRGLAVGVAAGTLASCQDKSGAASGGGAVAATVPTTGTPASQVDASTTYTAPDGQKIPSSEAVSPPAKVPTDVEKPIELEAWKSDVDPQSGPTPTPLPPDRRVGYALVGLGHLTLEELLPAFGECKKSKPVALVSGSPEKLKKVAAQYGIKPESCYSYENYEKLKDNPEVKAIYIVLPNSMHAEYVIRGAQTGKHILCEKPMATSPEECQAMIDACNKNKVKLMIAYRIQYEPYNRQVRDMIRDKKFGEVKYIQAQNSQSSANPDHWRHKKALAGGGALPDIGLYCLNTTRFLLGTEPTEVFAYSYSTPGNPLFKEVEEMMTFQLRFPNGIIVDNITHYNTHDSRFYRVNTEKGWLHLNNAYAYTGQQLQTSHAEGKAKMENHITIPAKNQFAAEMDHFSECILDNKKPHTPGEEGLQDHRIMAAIYQSAREGRPVKLAPVQGTDVFRGPEPKEA
- a CDS encoding GRP family sugar transporter, coding for MFILEQTGLAIGVCLLAMLCWGSWSNGQKIAARDKVPITLFYRDYVLGIVLWAVAAAFTLGSLGEDGRPFLEDVRKADWAMLGLALAAGVAFNLGNQLLVAGIQAAGLAIGMPVGSSIALALGLVVNYMAEPEGHVALLAAGGAVVLVSIACSAFAYLKKEADKPEDDDAKSGKTRGLLIAGSAGLANGFFFWMITTSMASDFAYPERGQLTPYTALVVFAVGMVISNPLLEQILRRFADTPEAAQLRYRDVTTRHHWVGVGSGLLWGLGMTSLLVASTEAGNAISFGISQGATVVGVLWGLFAWKEFKGAPGPAYRWLWAMGGTYVLGVGLIVAARLGG
- a CDS encoding LuxR C-terminal-related transcriptional regulator, which gives rise to MAPSSLSVLVAATPSLQRHGLLATLHEAWPDLTTDTTSDASQLAQLVRHHNYALAIIDGLLPGLRLPEHLLPLWPRLPVLLLTGSRLPAAVRQQLLQAGTVALLPYHTTPAHIVEAVERLLRDLRSALPVAPPATRRAAAPATAFSRRELEVLRLVVADCCNQEIADRLYLSVRTVESHRRALLQKAGAKTLVGLVVQAVREGWVAVA
- a CDS encoding Na+/H+ antiporter, with the protein product MLPDNLHATILLILGLLLAMLLLVMLGQKLRISYPIFLVLAGLALSFVPGLPRVVIDPDLIFLIFLPPLLYQAAWETSWKDFWRWKRPILLLALGLVFFTSTLVAYASRRLIPGFTLPLGFLLGGIISPPDAVAATSVLRGVQVPRRITSILEGESLINDASSLIVFRFALATVLSGTFVWQEAISSFLLVSGMGVVVGLVMAHGFYLMHRYLPTTPSINTVLTFIAPYGMYLVAEEFHFSGVLAVVSGGLLMSFRSHRVFDADTRLQANSVWASVGFALNGLVFILIGLELPQVVEGLGSYSLPQAITYGLLISALVILIRLLWLFPAAFVPRWLSAGIRRRETSPGWQGPVVIGWAGMRGVVSLASALSVPLLLADGQAFPQRNLILFITFVVILVTLVFQGLTLPLVIRLSGVGQLEEHIPAEEQEAGIRLRLRRVALAYMAEHYTADVQHNELIRALQQRMQAEAQRTGNLLEALDYDETKRQALQRYHQVLLQVLRVQREELFVLRREDVFDEEMLRHQEAQLDLDEAKISHMPH
- a CDS encoding HNH endonuclease, with the protein product METFDHYRQRLTHLRVARSRQHGEAPYKPALLLAVLEGIDDGSILDNRIYITPELLASFRSLCRALSTSELFRANDFSLPFYHLTGDGFWHLRTLPGLEVLLTASRSVKSFRSLRDTVDCASLDAELWTLLQDPAAREALRQALLVRYFPQTRFRYQPAAGTQAVQAIRRQMLEEPAAVYQRRVVPADELDTAVRSGLFKRVVLEAYDHTCAVSGLKLVSTRGALSPLLDACHIVPWAISHNDTLPNGLALTPTLHRAFDRKLFWVDADYRVQVADDFGELSGVEHGIRQFAGQQLRLPSEQAWWPEQENLRRQRG